In Candidatus Saccharimonadales bacterium, a genomic segment contains:
- a CDS encoding PQ-loop domain-containing transporter — protein MDFFIWLFSVATPLFEIPQAYTIYVNHSSQNVSIYTWGFFLIDNVVWLVYAIRKDSKPLLITSILYFLIELSIVIGIFKYSYLS, from the coding sequence ATGGACTTTTTTATATGGCTCTTCTCGGTGGCAACACCACTTTTTGAAATTCCGCAGGCATACACAATCTACGTAAATCACAGCAGTCAGAATGTCTCTATCTATACATGGGGCTTTTTTCTGATTGATAACGTTGTCTGGCTTGTTTACGCCATTCGCAAAGACTCCAAGCCACTTCTTATAACTTCGATTCTTTACTTCCTGATAGAGCTCAGCATCGTAATCGGTATCTTTAAATATTCATATTTGAGCTAA
- a CDS encoding ricin-type beta-trefoil lectin domain protein has translation MATKTKRKNTATRKRSTSRVSSTKSTWAKLKPTARAIFISLCTALILASAFYSYSYAQAPPLFTPAQFNAAFDGTIHSDVTESVQLPNKNILWIFGDTNMIDGQPAGFPHDAFLTQKPNSLTLTAVPGPYGHGWQQVPNWSDGTVFWMNIPVVDGNTLYIMGERVNESSSGFKVIAPYMAEFNASTLAYEGVMAMPGGSTGATVWGGVARTNNGFWVTGTHQVSCYIVNCKVGDVAFVPFGDLARNNMWQIYNNVIPATANVGTTLGLIQTSTGWALFTKQGDAYGGSSVERLSATNVTGTWTVNGTWPISSPSGSTTYGVAVHPEQVAPNGDVLVSYNVNGTSSTTYPYAQFLDLPVEQTGPVTLVQTQAGTSTNGNKCLDDYHSSTRNGNKIDIWTCNQTNAQQWTFNYSTSETLTAMGKCLDDTRGQATDGNKIQLWSCNGSKNQQWGETPSGEIVSVAAQKCLDDLNDGSSNGQQLVIEACSGRPGQDWLAP, from the coding sequence ATGGCAACTAAAACAAAAAGGAAGAATACCGCGACGCGTAAGCGTTCAACTTCACGTGTGAGTAGCACTAAGAGCACTTGGGCGAAGCTAAAGCCAACCGCCAGAGCAATCTTTATCAGCCTTTGCACCGCATTGATCTTAGCCTCGGCGTTTTACTCGTACTCGTATGCCCAGGCGCCTCCACTTTTCACCCCGGCTCAATTCAACGCTGCTTTTGACGGTACTATTCACTCAGACGTTACTGAATCAGTCCAACTGCCGAATAAGAATATCCTCTGGATCTTTGGCGACACCAACATGATAGATGGGCAACCAGCAGGTTTCCCACACGACGCTTTTCTTACTCAGAAGCCGAACAGTTTGACGCTGACCGCTGTACCTGGCCCATACGGGCATGGATGGCAACAAGTCCCCAACTGGTCGGATGGGACGGTTTTCTGGATGAATATACCTGTCGTTGATGGCAATACGCTTTATATTATGGGTGAACGTGTCAACGAGTCGTCTAGCGGCTTTAAGGTCATTGCTCCGTACATGGCCGAGTTTAACGCGTCAACGCTTGCATATGAGGGTGTTATGGCGATGCCAGGTGGTTCTACTGGGGCGACTGTCTGGGGTGGTGTTGCCAGAACCAACAATGGATTCTGGGTAACAGGGACGCACCAGGTGTCATGTTACATTGTCAACTGTAAGGTTGGTGACGTGGCTTTCGTCCCGTTTGGTGATCTTGCCAGGAATAATATGTGGCAGATCTATAACAACGTCATACCGGCTACAGCTAACGTTGGCACAACTCTTGGACTCATTCAGACAAGTACTGGGTGGGCTTTATTCACCAAGCAAGGAGATGCCTATGGTGGTTCGAGCGTCGAACGCTTGAGTGCAACAAACGTTACTGGCACATGGACAGTCAATGGGACGTGGCCTATTTCAAGTCCCTCAGGTTCGACGACCTATGGTGTGGCTGTCCACCCCGAGCAGGTTGCGCCAAACGGTGATGTTCTTGTCTCCTATAACGTTAATGGCACGAGCAGTACGACATATCCATATGCTCAGTTCTTAGATCTCCCCGTTGAACAGACAGGACCCGTCACTCTCGTGCAAACGCAAGCTGGGACATCTACGAACGGCAATAAATGTTTGGATGACTACCATAGCAGTACGAGGAACGGAAATAAGATAGATATCTGGACCTGTAACCAGACCAATGCCCAACAGTGGACCTTTAACTACAGTACGAGCGAAACCCTGACAGCCATGGGCAAGTGTCTTGATGACACTAGGGGTCAGGCCACAGATGGCAACAAAATCCAGCTTTGGAGCTGTAATGGCAGTAAGAACCAGCAGTGGGGTGAGACACCGAGTGGTGAGATAGTAAGTGTGGCCGCGCAGAAGTGCCTCGATGATCTAAATGACGGGTCATCTAACGGTCAGCAGCTTGTTATTGAGGCCTGTTCAGGAAGGCCTGGTCAGGACTGGTTGGCGCCTTAG
- the rmuC gene encoding DNA recombination protein RmuC, producing the protein MIPAIVAILSIVDFVLLVVMMKKVWGSSGEVADVDKLLEKSQERFSRLLKEEMQLNRREVSTSLKDNSDSLDRRLAGVAANQAKEIARLVDVVEKKLTRIQLDNTTQLEKMRQTVDEKLQSTLEKRLGESFKHVSQQLEQVYKGLGEMQHLASGVGDLKKVLANVKTRGTWGEIQLDNLLSQILVKEQYEKNVAVVPRSSERVEFAIKIPSKDADNTVVWLPIDAKFPLEDYHRLVEAQEAGDIEAIKTSSKNIEARIKQEAKTINDKYISPPHTTDFALLYIPIEGLYAEVVQRPGLTDSIQSQYKVVVAGPQSVAAMLNAFQVGFRTLAIEKRTSEIWAVLGSVKTEFGKFGDMLEKTKQKLEQATKTIDEASTKTRTIGRQLDKVQILEPGKSQTNLLEK; encoded by the coding sequence ATGATACCTGCTATTGTAGCGATTCTATCGATAGTCGATTTCGTGCTCTTGGTCGTTATGATGAAAAAGGTCTGGGGCTCTAGTGGTGAGGTCGCAGATGTTGATAAACTGCTGGAAAAAAGTCAGGAGCGTTTCAGCCGTCTTCTCAAGGAAGAGATGCAGCTTAATCGCCGCGAAGTGTCGACCAGCCTAAAGGATAACAGCGACTCTCTCGACAGAAGACTGGCGGGCGTTGCTGCCAACCAGGCTAAAGAGATCGCTAGGTTAGTTGACGTTGTTGAAAAGAAGCTAACCCGCATTCAACTCGATAATACCACCCAGCTTGAAAAGATGCGCCAGACGGTTGATGAAAAACTTCAGTCTACCCTGGAGAAACGCCTTGGTGAATCTTTCAAACATGTCAGCCAACAGCTGGAACAGGTCTACAAAGGATTGGGTGAGATGCAGCATCTGGCTAGCGGAGTCGGCGATCTTAAGAAGGTGCTTGCTAACGTTAAGACGCGCGGGACTTGGGGAGAGATCCAGTTAGATAATCTTCTTTCACAGATCCTCGTTAAAGAACAGTATGAGAAGAATGTTGCGGTCGTCCCACGAAGTAGTGAGCGAGTTGAGTTTGCTATTAAGATTCCTTCCAAAGACGCCGACAACACTGTCGTCTGGCTACCTATTGACGCAAAGTTCCCGCTCGAGGACTATCACCGGTTGGTTGAAGCTCAAGAGGCAGGTGATATCGAAGCCATTAAGACAAGCAGCAAAAATATCGAGGCACGCATCAAACAGGAAGCTAAGACTATCAACGATAAATATATCAGTCCGCCTCACACAACTGACTTTGCCTTACTCTATATTCCGATCGAAGGACTTTACGCGGAAGTCGTTCAGCGCCCAGGGCTGACTGATTCCATCCAGAGTCAATACAAAGTCGTCGTGGCGGGCCCACAGAGTGTTGCTGCTATGCTTAACGCTTTTCAGGTCGGCTTCAGAACACTTGCAATCGAAAAGCGCACTAGTGAGATCTGGGCAGTGCTCGGCAGTGTCAAGACGGAGTTTGGAAAGTTCGGAGATATGCTCGAGAAGACCAAGCAGAAATTAGAGCAGGCCACCAAAACGATCGACGAAGCTTCGACAAAGACACGGACGATCGGGCGGCAATTGGACAAGGTCCAGATTCTAGAACCTGGTAAGAGTCAGACGAACCTCTTAGAAAAGTAA
- a CDS encoding phosphatase PAP2 family protein has protein sequence MHKDLISFFANYFFIFPLLWAAYIMLELKVRRGEYIVRTVCAGITAVVFAAIGMKLYHHARPYVLSHVQALAINPHNNSFPSLHALLITAAALVVYLATKNWWYFIVLVATDAVVAWARILAHVHFLTDIIGGVLMSIVAVAIWFWVPLPDFLKQLSKTTGTWLDRKIPVRK, from the coding sequence ATGCATAAAGACTTAATAAGTTTTTTCGCAAATTACTTCTTTATCTTTCCGCTTCTCTGGGCAGCGTACATAATGCTCGAATTGAAGGTGCGACGCGGGGAGTATATCGTTAGAACTGTCTGTGCGGGAATTACTGCGGTTGTTTTTGCGGCTATCGGCATGAAGCTGTACCATCACGCCAGACCATACGTTCTAAGCCACGTACAGGCCCTTGCTATCAATCCGCACAACAACTCTTTCCCGTCGCTACATGCACTTCTGATTACTGCGGCTGCCCTGGTCGTCTACCTGGCTACTAAGAATTGGTGGTACTTCATCGTTCTCGTGGCTACAGACGCGGTTGTTGCGTGGGCTCGCATCTTAGCGCATGTTCACTTCCTAACAGATATCATTGGTGGTGTGCTGATGTCGATTGTGGCCGTCGCCATCTGGTTCTGGGTTCCATTGCCCGACTTTTTGAAGCAACTGAGTAAGACTACTGGCACGTGGTTAGATCGCAAGATACCCGTCAGAAAATAA
- a CDS encoding alpha/beta fold hydrolase, producing the protein MDLPYTIPEDAIRPLSIYGLKGRVLELGDDNDRRTPILFVYGLHTSLERIYTIAQALAKFGPLSAPDLPGFGGMESLHRVNEEPTIDNFADFLAAFVEQRYPDKNQKIICVGFSLGFPLLTRMIQRHPHLASRVKLMVSLAGFTSVKDCSFNPPTMLALRVSSKILSWQLFAWVFRWVFLQKIVISSIYGAQARNHPKMKGLNRETRKQMINFEVHLWHVNDVSTYFSIVHQMAHLDLTKKRIDLPVHHIAVKQDQYFNNTVVRRNMRKIFTEVTVHYADLPNHAPTIIEDVEGASQFLPGSIRTVLKKASV; encoded by the coding sequence ATGGATCTTCCATACACAATCCCAGAGGACGCAATACGCCCCTTGAGCATCTATGGCCTTAAAGGACGTGTTCTGGAGCTTGGCGACGATAATGATCGGCGCACGCCCATTCTATTTGTCTACGGTCTTCATACGAGTCTGGAGAGAATCTACACGATCGCGCAGGCACTCGCTAAGTTTGGCCCACTGTCAGCGCCAGACCTGCCAGGTTTCGGAGGGATGGAGAGTTTACACAGAGTTAATGAAGAGCCGACTATCGACAACTTTGCCGACTTTCTGGCAGCGTTCGTTGAGCAGAGATATCCAGATAAAAACCAGAAGATTATTTGCGTCGGTTTCTCGCTAGGTTTCCCTCTACTGACTCGTATGATCCAGCGTCATCCACACCTTGCCAGCAGAGTAAAGCTGATGGTTAGCTTAGCCGGTTTCACCAGCGTCAAAGACTGTAGCTTTAACCCACCTACGATGTTGGCCTTGAGAGTCAGTTCGAAAATACTATCCTGGCAGCTCTTTGCCTGGGTTTTCAGGTGGGTCTTCTTGCAAAAGATAGTTATCTCCTCGATCTATGGAGCACAAGCCCGTAACCATCCTAAGATGAAGGGGTTAAACCGTGAGACGAGAAAGCAGATGATTAACTTTGAGGTGCATCTCTGGCACGTCAACGACGTCAGCACCTATTTCTCAATTGTGCACCAGATGGCACATCTAGATCTAACGAAAAAACGCATAGATCTCCCCGTTCACCATATTGCTGTTAAGCAGGATCAGTATTTTAACAACACGGTTGTTCGCCGCAACATGCGTAAGATCTTTACCGAGGTGACAGTCCACTACGCCGACCTACCCAATCACGCCCCCACCATTATCGAGGATGTTGAGGGAGCATCCCAGTTTCTGCCTGGTAGCATCAGAACTGTCTTGAAAAAGGCTAGTGTATAA
- a CDS encoding glycosyltransferase family 4 protein, translating into MKIGLVSPYNIFRPGGVQTLIFAHYDELKKRGHEVKIIAPRPRVRSIEHNKTDVILVAEATPVNTPLHTMVDLTLQVDREELQRMLNKEKFDILHVHEPWVPRLPMQLLELSKAKNIATFHAKLPESPFNKSFEKAISPYTKQVFKHLDYLTAASNAAAEHVRSLGDGVNVEVIPCGIDLKLYDPKKVKSIPKYQDDIKTILYLGRLEKRKGTIYLIKAYEQLIKEHDDVRLLIASDGHKREMLENYVQTHEIPRVEFLGFVSNVEKRRLLKSSDLYCSPALYGEGFGVVLLESMAMDVVTVCGDNSGYSAVMTGKGNLSLVDPRSTNEFARRLELMLYDEDVRTMWRKWAADEIKQYDYQNIVDRYEKIYERLLTHDKVRTTA; encoded by the coding sequence ATGAAAATCGGCTTGGTTAGTCCGTACAACATCTTTAGACCAGGCGGCGTGCAAACGCTCATCTTTGCTCACTATGACGAACTGAAGAAGCGTGGTCATGAAGTTAAGATCATTGCGCCACGTCCACGTGTCCGCTCAATCGAGCACAATAAGACTGATGTTATCTTGGTGGCTGAAGCTACTCCGGTCAACACACCTCTTCATACAATGGTCGACCTGACACTCCAAGTCGATAGAGAAGAGTTGCAGAGAATGCTCAATAAGGAGAAGTTCGACATACTCCACGTTCACGAGCCATGGGTACCGCGACTGCCAATGCAGCTGCTCGAACTCTCTAAAGCAAAGAATATAGCCACCTTCCACGCCAAACTACCAGAGAGCCCGTTCAATAAGTCATTCGAAAAAGCCATCAGCCCGTATACGAAGCAGGTCTTTAAGCACCTGGATTATCTGACGGCTGCCTCTAATGCTGCCGCCGAGCACGTTCGATCGCTTGGTGATGGCGTCAACGTCGAAGTGATCCCATGTGGTATCGACCTTAAGCTTTATGATCCAAAGAAAGTCAAATCAATTCCTAAGTACCAAGATGATATTAAGACAATCCTCTATCTCGGCAGGCTTGAAAAACGCAAAGGAACAATCTATTTGATCAAGGCGTATGAGCAACTTATTAAAGAGCACGATGATGTGCGTCTTTTGATCGCAAGTGACGGTCACAAACGCGAGATGCTTGAGAACTATGTCCAAACCCACGAGATACCAAGAGTCGAGTTCCTTGGCTTTGTCAGCAACGTCGAGAAACGTCGGCTCTTGAAGAGCTCGGATCTTTACTGTTCGCCTGCCCTTTACGGTGAGGGATTTGGCGTCGTCTTACTAGAAAGCATGGCCATGGATGTTGTTACAGTCTGCGGTGATAACAGCGGATACTCAGCTGTCATGACAGGCAAAGGTAACCTGTCTCTTGTCGATCCTCGTTCGACAAACGAGTTTGCACGGCGATTGGAGCTAATGCTATATGATGAAGATGTTCGAACCATGTGGCGCAAGTGGGCCGCAGACGAAATCAAACAGTACGACTATCAAAATATCGTTGATCGCTACGAAAAAATATACGAGAGGCTTTTAACACATGACAAGGTCCGAACGACAGCTTAA